The Streptomyces sp. NBC_00440 genome contains a region encoding:
- a CDS encoding SDR family oxidoreductase yields MSKVIFVTGAGRGLGTDIARQALAAGHQVVATGRRPEIVLNALGGEQNNLLVTALDITSTAAARAAVDAAVARFGRIDVLINNAATFQAGYFEEISEAQMRAQIETNLFGPMNVTRAVLPVMRKQRAGHVVTISSLAGVIGQEFCVAYAASKFGVEGWMESLHFDLEPYGIRTTIVEPGFFRTELLVDASTSWAEGSIEDYAERTAETKKMWQSMNGRQAGDPAKLADALLKVVGLEEPPLRFVAGDDAVPAIEAKGKEIADQAVASRALGTGLSRDDAA; encoded by the coding sequence ATGAGCAAGGTCATCTTCGTTACCGGTGCGGGCCGCGGCCTGGGCACCGACATCGCCCGCCAGGCCCTGGCCGCCGGCCACCAGGTCGTCGCCACCGGCCGCCGCCCCGAAATCGTGCTCAATGCGCTCGGCGGCGAGCAGAACAACCTGCTGGTCACCGCGCTGGACATCACCAGCACCGCCGCCGCCCGGGCGGCCGTCGATGCTGCCGTGGCCCGCTTCGGCCGCATCGACGTGCTGATCAACAACGCCGCGACCTTCCAGGCCGGCTACTTCGAGGAGATCTCCGAGGCGCAGATGCGGGCGCAGATCGAGACGAACCTGTTCGGCCCGATGAACGTCACCCGCGCCGTACTGCCCGTCATGCGCAAACAGCGTGCCGGTCACGTCGTCACGATCTCCTCGCTGGCCGGTGTGATCGGCCAGGAGTTCTGCGTCGCCTACGCCGCATCCAAGTTCGGTGTCGAGGGCTGGATGGAATCCCTGCACTTCGACCTGGAGCCCTACGGCATCAGGACGACGATCGTCGAGCCCGGCTTCTTCCGCACCGAACTGCTCGTGGACGCCTCCACCAGCTGGGCGGAGGGCTCGATCGAGGACTACGCCGAGCGCACCGCAGAGACCAAGAAGATGTGGCAGTCGATGAACGGCCGGCAGGCCGGCGACCCTGCCAAGCTCGCCGACGCCTTGTTGAAGGTCGTCGGCCTGGAGGAGCCACCGCTGCGGTTCGTCGCCGGCGATGACGCCGTACCCGCCATCGAGGCCAAGGGCAAGGAGATCGCCGACCAGGCCGTCGCGTCACGCGCCCTGGGCACCGGCCTCTCCCGCGACGACGCGGCCTGA
- a CDS encoding quinone oxidoreductase family protein, with product MAETTMTALFGGTGPDWTARQVPVPEPGPGQIVVRARATALNNADASMLADADPTSGGTGKEYRAGYEFAGEVTAIGEGVDTPAVGERVMGTTPGSFAQYVLADHRHVLLVPEQLGYAEACALPTGLLTEHGALMAAGFQAGQSVLITGATSSIGLIGVQIAKALGAGHVIATTRSAAKRSLLSRAGADTVVVTGEQDLAQAVLDVTDGEGADVALDHVGGPAFAACLPATRTDGAVVNIGRLDTAESTIDLDALSYRHLRVAGVSFGFTRPAELGHVIAAAGKHLLEAVADERVRPLIDTTLSFATAAKAAERLRSHEAHGKIILTVP from the coding sequence ATGGCCGAGACGACGATGACCGCGCTGTTCGGCGGCACCGGACCTGACTGGACCGCCCGGCAGGTTCCCGTACCCGAACCCGGTCCCGGGCAGATCGTGGTGCGCGCCCGTGCGACGGCCCTGAACAACGCCGACGCCTCCATGCTCGCCGACGCCGACCCCACCTCCGGCGGCACCGGCAAGGAGTACCGGGCCGGCTACGAGTTCGCCGGCGAGGTCACCGCCATCGGTGAGGGCGTCGACACACCCGCCGTGGGCGAGCGGGTGATGGGTACCACGCCGGGCAGCTTCGCCCAGTACGTCCTGGCCGACCACCGCCACGTCCTGCTGGTCCCCGAGCAACTCGGCTACGCGGAGGCGTGCGCGCTGCCCACCGGGCTGCTCACCGAGCACGGCGCCCTCATGGCCGCCGGGTTCCAGGCCGGGCAGTCGGTGCTGATCACCGGAGCCACCTCCAGCATCGGCCTGATCGGCGTACAGATCGCCAAGGCACTCGGCGCGGGACACGTCATCGCCACCACCCGCAGCGCAGCGAAGCGCTCCCTGCTCAGCAGGGCGGGGGCCGACACCGTCGTGGTCACCGGCGAACAGGACCTTGCCCAGGCGGTGCTGGACGTAACCGACGGCGAGGGCGCCGACGTTGCCCTCGATCACGTCGGCGGCCCTGCCTTCGCCGCCTGCCTGCCGGCCACCCGCACCGACGGCGCCGTGGTCAACATCGGCCGCCTCGACACGGCCGAGTCCACGATCGACCTCGATGCCCTCTCCTACCGCCACCTGCGCGTCGCGGGCGTCTCCTTCGGCTTCACCCGGCCCGCCGAACTGGGCCACGTCATCGCCGCTGCGGGAAAGCACCTGCTGGAGGCCGTGGCCGACGAACGAGTCCGGCCACTGATCGACACCACGCTGTCCTTCGCCACCGCCGCCAAGGCCGCAGAGCGCCTGCGCTCCCACGAGGCTCACGGAAAGATCATCCTCACTGTCCCCTGA
- a CDS encoding DUF4328 domain-containing protein, giving the protein MSHTPAFTPPRNLYVGPRLKPTKGLSLAVTMLLALCAATDVFSVVAHVNMYRLLGGVSDGGFASYAVEDGERADRLVGLGSNVYMVALAATAVVFIVWFHRSRKNAEVFAPDIQGRRAGWAIGGWFIPLGSLWIPHGIASASWDASSPAAADGSRRAAPRTLLTAWWAAWVISLVLGKLGSALSRSDDLDAYRQSVGVMLAGDAVDIVAAVLAIFFVRKLTHMQRTKAAAGPYATV; this is encoded by the coding sequence ATGTCGCATACGCCTGCCTTCACACCACCGCGCAATCTGTACGTCGGACCGCGGTTGAAGCCGACCAAAGGACTGTCCCTGGCCGTCACCATGTTGCTCGCGTTGTGCGCCGCGACGGACGTCTTCTCGGTCGTCGCCCACGTCAACATGTACCGCCTGCTGGGGGGCGTCTCGGACGGCGGGTTCGCCTCCTACGCAGTGGAGGACGGGGAGCGGGCCGACCGGCTGGTCGGCTTGGGCAGCAACGTTTACATGGTGGCGCTGGCCGCGACCGCGGTCGTGTTCATCGTCTGGTTCCACCGGTCCCGCAAGAACGCCGAGGTCTTTGCCCCGGACATCCAGGGCCGACGCGCGGGCTGGGCGATCGGAGGCTGGTTCATCCCCCTCGGAAGCCTCTGGATACCGCACGGCATCGCCTCCGCGTCCTGGGACGCCAGCTCCCCGGCCGCAGCCGACGGCTCCCGGCGCGCAGCGCCGCGGACGCTGCTGACCGCGTGGTGGGCCGCATGGGTCATCTCGCTGGTCCTCGGCAAGCTCGGATCGGCACTGAGCAGGTCGGACGACCTCGACGCGTACCGGCAGTCGGTGGGCGTCATGCTCGCCGGTGACGCCGTTGACATCGTGGCCGCCGTCCTCGCGATCTTCTTCGTACGGAAGCTGACACACATGCAGCGCACCAAGGCAGCGGCGGGACCGTACGCGACCGTTTGA
- a CDS encoding carboxymuconolactone decarboxylase family protein: MPEKESAAQQAIGDITPKLAGLTDQVLFGDVWEREGLSPRDRSLVTVTALIALYRSDQLGFHLKLALENGLTEAELSEAITHLAFYAGWPNAMGAAGQLKAVLASADAAHH, from the coding sequence GTGCCGGAAAAGGAATCCGCAGCGCAGCAGGCCATCGGCGATATCACCCCCAAGCTCGCCGGCCTCACCGACCAGGTGCTGTTCGGCGACGTGTGGGAGCGAGAAGGGCTCTCCCCGCGGGATCGCAGCCTGGTCACCGTCACCGCGCTGATCGCCCTGTACCGCTCCGACCAGCTCGGCTTCCACCTCAAGCTCGCCCTGGAAAACGGACTGACCGAGGCGGAGCTGAGCGAAGCCATCACCCATCTGGCGTTCTACGCCGGCTGGCCCAACGCCATGGGCGCCGCCGGTCAGCTGAAGGCCGTCCTGGCGTCCGCCGACGCCGCCCACCACTGA
- a CDS encoding zinc-binding dehydrogenase: MRAALMYGAGDVRVEDRPDPKIVKPTDALVRVVAACVCGSDLWPYRSMPATETGRPMGHEFLGVIEETGADVSGLKAGDLVVAPFTYSDNTCDYCANGLHISCRNGGRYGFDGVDGGQGEAVRVPYADGTLVQLPVAADSALLPSLLALSDVMTTGHHGAVTAGVGRGDAVLVVGDGAVGLCAVIAAKRLGAERIVLAGRHAARTGLGREFGATDVVAERGEEGIARIRELTGGVDKVIEAVGTRQALDTALGAVLDGGTISRLGVPQYEEGPIGPAAFMRNITLTGGASPARAYIEQLLPDVLDGTIAPGRIFDQTFALGRTPDAYRAMADRQVLKALVTP, encoded by the coding sequence ATGCGTGCAGCCCTGATGTACGGGGCCGGTGACGTCCGCGTCGAGGACCGGCCCGACCCGAAGATCGTGAAGCCGACCGACGCCCTCGTCCGCGTCGTAGCCGCCTGCGTGTGCGGCAGCGATCTGTGGCCCTACCGGTCGATGCCTGCCACCGAGACAGGCCGTCCCATGGGGCACGAGTTCCTCGGCGTCATCGAGGAGACCGGCGCGGACGTGTCCGGCCTGAAGGCCGGTGATCTGGTTGTCGCCCCGTTCACGTACAGCGACAACACCTGCGACTACTGCGCCAACGGCCTGCACATCTCGTGCCGCAACGGCGGCCGCTACGGCTTCGACGGCGTCGACGGCGGGCAGGGCGAAGCCGTCCGCGTCCCGTACGCGGACGGCACCCTGGTGCAGCTGCCGGTGGCCGCCGACTCCGCGCTGCTGCCGTCACTGCTGGCCCTGTCGGACGTGATGACCACCGGCCACCACGGCGCCGTCACCGCCGGCGTCGGCCGCGGCGACGCGGTGCTGGTCGTCGGCGACGGCGCGGTCGGCCTGTGCGCGGTGATCGCCGCGAAGCGGCTCGGTGCCGAGCGGATCGTGCTCGCCGGCCGCCATGCAGCCCGCACCGGCCTGGGCCGCGAATTCGGTGCCACCGACGTGGTGGCCGAACGCGGCGAGGAAGGCATCGCGCGCATCCGCGAGCTGACCGGCGGCGTGGACAAGGTGATCGAGGCCGTCGGCACCCGCCAGGCCCTCGACACCGCGCTCGGCGCGGTCCTGGACGGCGGCACCATCAGCCGCCTGGGCGTCCCGCAGTACGAGGAGGGTCCCATCGGCCCGGCCGCCTTCATGCGCAACATCACGCTGACCGGTGGCGCCAGCCCGGCCCGCGCCTACATCGAGCAGCTGCTGCCCGACGTCCTGGACGGCACCATCGCTCCCGGCCGCATCTTCGACCAGACCTTCGCCCTCGGCCGGACACCGGACGCCTACCGGGCCATGGCCGACCGCCAGGTCCTCAAGGCCCTCGTCACCCCCTGA
- a CDS encoding (R)-mandelonitrile lyase, with amino-acid sequence MEFVKAQPTGKGPAEWFNGDVWFDVIHAGKEPSRIRANMVRFAPGARTAWHHHAVGQTLHIVAGTALIGTRDGTVYEARPDETVTCPPGEEHWHGATEDRFMEHLALWDAVAPGDDRPETTWLEHITDAQYNAGRTSSH; translated from the coding sequence ATGGAATTCGTCAAGGCCCAGCCCACCGGCAAGGGACCCGCGGAATGGTTCAACGGAGACGTCTGGTTCGACGTCATCCACGCCGGAAAGGAGCCGTCCCGTATTCGGGCCAACATGGTGCGCTTCGCTCCCGGCGCCCGCACCGCGTGGCACCACCACGCTGTCGGTCAGACGCTGCACATCGTCGCCGGTACCGCCCTGATCGGCACCCGTGACGGCACCGTCTACGAGGCCCGCCCAGACGAGACGGTGACCTGCCCGCCCGGCGAGGAGCACTGGCACGGAGCGACCGAAGACCGCTTCATGGAGCACCTCGCCCTGTGGGATGCCGTCGCCCCCGGCGACGACCGGCCCGAGACCACCTGGCTGGAGCACATCACCGACGCGCAGTACAACGCCGGGCGCACCAGCAGCCACTGA
- a CDS encoding helix-turn-helix domain-containing protein, whose product MTLRIDIGGPPSGQLRFTASPLAELTAMLHVLAEPAHHPQLAGWAGDVWAGLRPELAERLREAEFLWRSSRADFLVPARPRPTLAEELDDVDRIDDETYVTAALITTCGSNRVHFAGPSPLADATARERALDLAQARGALQEAFAERLLADPAAVRARVRHTLEQCADAFFDTAWTGVAVQLATDLRLKNDLLKRQGVGAALASVSGAVTLAPDGNCIIVDKLQDRATTAHGTGVTFVPSVFGRPHLVAVHAPGWHPVVQYPVTEPSPSAPVPLETVTLRLEALAHPVRLRLLRTLARGPHTTGELAHAWELSPPEVSRHLAVLRRAGLLTTRRHGRYVQYTLNLPEMTTLGTDLLAAVLR is encoded by the coding sequence ATGACGTTGAGAATCGACATCGGCGGTCCGCCGTCGGGGCAACTGCGGTTCACCGCCTCCCCGCTGGCCGAGCTGACCGCGATGCTTCACGTGCTGGCCGAACCCGCACATCACCCGCAACTCGCCGGCTGGGCCGGGGACGTCTGGGCCGGGCTGCGGCCGGAACTGGCCGAGCGGCTCAGGGAAGCGGAGTTCCTCTGGCGTTCCTCACGAGCCGACTTCCTGGTTCCCGCCCGTCCCCGGCCGACCCTCGCCGAGGAGCTGGACGACGTGGACCGGATCGACGACGAAACCTATGTGACCGCAGCGCTCATCACTACGTGCGGCAGCAACCGGGTCCACTTCGCCGGACCGTCGCCGCTCGCCGACGCGACGGCGCGCGAGCGCGCCCTGGACCTGGCCCAGGCCCGCGGCGCACTCCAAGAGGCCTTCGCGGAACGGCTGCTCGCGGACCCGGCCGCTGTGCGGGCACGGGTGCGTCACACCCTCGAACAGTGCGCCGACGCATTCTTCGACACCGCCTGGACGGGCGTCGCCGTGCAACTCGCCACCGATCTGCGCCTGAAGAACGACCTGTTGAAGCGCCAGGGCGTCGGGGCGGCGCTCGCATCGGTCTCCGGCGCCGTCACCCTGGCACCGGACGGCAACTGCATCATCGTGGACAAGCTCCAGGACAGAGCGACCACCGCCCACGGCACCGGGGTCACGTTCGTCCCCAGCGTCTTCGGCCGCCCGCACCTGGTAGCGGTCCACGCGCCCGGGTGGCACCCGGTGGTGCAGTACCCCGTGACCGAGCCGAGCCCCTCGGCGCCGGTGCCGCTGGAAACAGTCACGCTACGGCTGGAAGCACTCGCGCATCCGGTACGGCTGCGGCTGCTGCGCACCCTGGCCCGCGGCCCGCACACCACCGGTGAACTGGCGCACGCCTGGGAACTCTCGCCCCCGGAGGTCTCCCGCCACCTCGCTGTCCTGCGCCGCGCGGGCCTGCTCACGACCCGGCGACACGGGCGCTACGTCCAGTACACCCTCAACCTGCCCGAGATGACGACGCTGGGCACGGACCTGCTGGCGGCCGTCCTGCGCTGA
- a CDS encoding aldo/keto reductase encodes MQSVTLNNGVEMPILGFGVYQIPAEDTERAVSEALAAGYRLLDTAAAYGNEEAVGRAIRSSNIDRNDLFVTTKLWVQDAPAEDNTKRAFETSLDKLGLDYLDLYLMHQPFGDVYGQWRAMEAFNREGTARAIGVANFYPDRLLDLIVNNDITPAVNQIETHPFFQRADYQDLMSEHGVQTQSWGGFAEGKNDLFSNALLAGIGKEYGKSVAQVVLRWLNQRGVIAIPKSVRAERMAENIDVFDFQLTDEQMARIGTLDTGVSLFFDHHDPEIVAWLAERRLDD; translated from the coding sequence ATGCAATCCGTAACCCTCAACAACGGCGTAGAGATGCCGATCCTCGGCTTCGGCGTCTACCAGATCCCCGCCGAGGACACCGAGCGCGCCGTATCCGAGGCGCTGGCCGCCGGCTACCGCCTGCTGGACACCGCCGCCGCCTACGGCAACGAAGAAGCCGTGGGCCGCGCCATCAGGTCCAGCAACATCGACCGCAACGACCTGTTCGTCACCACCAAGCTGTGGGTTCAGGACGCCCCCGCCGAGGACAACACCAAGCGTGCCTTCGAGACGTCCCTCGACAAGCTGGGACTGGACTACCTCGACCTGTACCTGATGCACCAGCCCTTCGGCGACGTCTACGGCCAGTGGCGCGCCATGGAGGCGTTCAACCGCGAGGGGACGGCCAGGGCGATAGGTGTCGCCAACTTCTACCCCGACCGGCTGCTCGACCTGATCGTCAACAACGACATCACTCCCGCGGTGAACCAGATCGAGACCCACCCCTTCTTCCAGCGCGCCGACTACCAGGACCTGATGAGCGAGCACGGCGTGCAGACCCAGTCGTGGGGCGGCTTCGCCGAAGGCAAGAACGACCTGTTCAGCAACGCTCTGCTGGCCGGGATCGGCAAGGAGTACGGCAAGTCGGTCGCGCAGGTCGTGCTGCGCTGGCTGAACCAGCGCGGTGTCATCGCCATCCCCAAGTCCGTGCGTGCCGAGCGCATGGCGGAGAACATCGACGTCTTCGACTTCCAGCTCACCGACGAGCAGATGGCTCGGATCGGCACGCTCGACACCGGTGTCTCGCTGTTCTTCGACCACCACGACCCCGAGATCGTCGCCTGGCTCGCCGAGCGCCGCCTGGACGACTGA
- a CDS encoding MFS transporter: MATKTYIQPRALVRASGGPRYAVALAVDALGTGFLRPFLLLYGVAVLKLSVSATGIAMTAGSVVALVCMPAVGRWLDRGARSTVVAASMLVRVLGVALLLAAPAGHPWLFTAAALFLGIGNQAWPAAHAALVATVAHGRERDAALAGGRALRNAGLGAGGLLATACLAGGTTALQALAAVTGLAYLAAAALAWSVHLRAYPGAAAATDRDDEPAPRMRVLLAANVIYVFCLNIPEIALPLVLVTQLHASPVWSGAIFVANTLLVVTLQVPVTVFMSRFARRTVLALAGVVLAASYLGFFAATSLGHGWGAPAVAVVSVVCTIGEIIYAGSATALVTALAPAHVLGHALTRFQLSTGFGLAVSPAIVTALASRGSAALWGSLAAATLLSASAVAAEKDQGTRPSDYRLPARAGA, encoded by the coding sequence ATGGCAACGAAAACGTATATCCAGCCGCGTGCTCTCGTCCGTGCCTCCGGAGGCCCCCGCTATGCCGTCGCCCTGGCCGTGGACGCGCTCGGCACCGGCTTCCTGCGTCCCTTTCTGCTGCTCTACGGGGTGGCGGTGCTGAAGCTGTCCGTGTCGGCCACCGGCATCGCCATGACGGCAGGCAGCGTCGTGGCTCTGGTGTGCATGCCCGCGGTGGGGCGATGGCTGGACCGGGGCGCGCGCAGCACGGTCGTGGCGGCGTCGATGCTGGTGCGGGTGCTGGGTGTGGCGCTGCTGCTGGCCGCCCCGGCGGGGCACCCGTGGCTGTTCACGGCGGCGGCGCTCTTCCTCGGCATCGGCAACCAGGCGTGGCCGGCTGCCCATGCGGCCCTGGTGGCCACGGTCGCCCACGGCCGCGAACGCGACGCCGCTCTCGCAGGGGGCCGTGCGCTGCGCAACGCCGGCCTGGGCGCCGGTGGACTCCTGGCCACCGCGTGTCTGGCGGGTGGCACCACCGCGTTGCAGGCGCTGGCGGCCGTCACCGGCCTCGCCTACCTCGCCGCGGCGGCCTTGGCATGGTCGGTCCATCTGCGTGCGTATCCGGGCGCTGCCGCGGCCACGGACCGGGACGACGAGCCCGCACCCCGGATGCGCGTGCTGCTGGCCGCCAACGTGATCTACGTCTTCTGTCTCAACATCCCCGAAATCGCGCTTCCCCTGGTCCTGGTGACGCAGTTACACGCTTCCCCGGTGTGGTCGGGGGCCATTTTCGTGGCGAACACGTTGCTGGTGGTCACGCTGCAGGTTCCGGTCACCGTCTTCATGTCCCGCTTCGCCCGGCGGACCGTGCTGGCTCTTGCCGGCGTGGTGCTGGCCGCGTCCTACCTCGGCTTCTTCGCGGCCACCTCACTGGGACACGGCTGGGGTGCCCCGGCCGTCGCCGTGGTGTCCGTGGTCTGCACCATCGGCGAGATCATCTACGCCGGCAGCGCCACCGCGCTCGTCACTGCCCTCGCCCCGGCCCATGTCCTGGGGCACGCCCTCACCCGTTTCCAGCTCTCCACGGGCTTCGGCCTCGCCGTCTCCCCGGCGATCGTCACCGCTCTCGCCTCCCGCGGCTCGGCCGCCCTCTGGGGCAGCCTCGCCGCCGCGACCCTCCTTTCCGCCTCCGCCGTCGCCGCCGAGAAGGATCAAGGAACGCGGCCCAGCGATTACCGCCTTCCGGCGCGAGCCGGCGCCTGA
- a CDS encoding aldo/keto reductase, with translation MRYNKLRDLEVSRIGLGAMGMSHGYTGSGTDDAESIRTVHRALELGVTLIDTAEIYGPYTNEELLGRALKGRRDQVVLATKFGLVSHGGEGAWNLDSSRANIRTAVEGSLKRLGTDHIDLYYQHRVDPNTPIEETAGAVGELIAEGKVRAFGLSEAGPDTIRRAHAVQPVTAVQSEYSLFTRGIEERVLPVLRELNIGLVPFSPLGRGVLTGTVRSTDQFDEGDFRRDNPRFTGENFQHNLALADEVKGLADEVGATPAQVALAWLLAQGDDIAPIPGTKRVSRVEENTAADTVTLTTEQLAQLSSLPPAAGDTHTEAQAQMLER, from the coding sequence ATGCGTTACAACAAGCTGCGTGACCTGGAGGTTTCCCGGATCGGTCTGGGCGCGATGGGGATGTCCCACGGCTACACCGGCTCCGGCACGGACGACGCCGAGTCGATCAGGACCGTGCACCGGGCGCTGGAGCTCGGCGTCACACTCATCGACACCGCCGAGATCTACGGCCCGTACACCAACGAGGAGCTGCTCGGGAGGGCGCTCAAGGGGCGCCGGGACCAGGTCGTACTGGCCACCAAGTTCGGTCTCGTGTCCCACGGCGGAGAAGGTGCCTGGAACCTGGATTCCAGCCGGGCGAACATCCGTACCGCCGTGGAGGGTTCACTGAAGCGGCTGGGCACCGACCACATCGACCTGTATTACCAGCACCGCGTCGACCCGAACACCCCGATCGAGGAGACCGCCGGCGCCGTCGGTGAGCTGATCGCCGAGGGCAAGGTACGCGCCTTCGGTCTCTCGGAGGCCGGCCCGGACACCATCCGGCGGGCGCACGCCGTGCAGCCGGTCACCGCGGTGCAGTCCGAGTACTCCCTGTTCACCCGCGGCATCGAGGAGCGCGTCCTGCCGGTGCTGCGGGAGCTGAACATCGGTCTGGTGCCGTTCTCCCCGCTCGGGCGCGGGGTTTTGACGGGCACGGTCCGCTCCACCGACCAGTTCGACGAGGGTGACTTCCGCCGCGACAACCCGCGCTTCACCGGTGAGAACTTCCAGCACAACCTCGCCCTCGCCGACGAGGTCAAGGGGCTGGCCGACGAGGTCGGCGCCACGCCCGCGCAGGTCGCGCTGGCCTGGCTGCTCGCCCAGGGCGACGACATCGCCCCTATCCCCGGCACCAAGCGCGTCAGCCGGGTCGAGGAGAACACCGCCGCCGACACCGTCACCCTGACCACCGAGCAGCTCGCACAGCTCAGCAGCCTGCCGCCCGCCGCCGGCGACACCCACACCGAGGCCCAGGCGCAGATGCTCGAACGCTGA
- a CDS encoding helix-turn-helix transcriptional regulator, with the protein MATDSAHSEGAELGRYLRARRTQTSPEHVGLTVGSGVRRTPGLRREELATLSGISIDYYVRLERGKETRPSPAVLDSLARALHMDDQEHQHLRELAARAARYAPEPPPAPSRTVRPHLKLLLESLRPNPAYVISRSMDMLAWNPGGLALYAGLEDWPAKHRNLARYLFLHPAARDLFPDWDRQITACVARLRAVAGTAPDAPDLTNLVGELLLKSPDFAGLWERYEVTGRKPAHKTFQHPQVGTVTLTSQSLQVEGTPGQRIGVYTADPGTPDHDALLLLDMSAPQPAERPAPASESTGQQTRRD; encoded by the coding sequence ATGGCAACAGACAGTGCGCACAGTGAAGGCGCCGAGCTGGGCCGCTACCTGCGCGCCCGCCGCACCCAGACCAGCCCCGAACACGTCGGCCTCACCGTCGGCTCCGGTGTCCGCCGGACCCCGGGCCTGCGTCGCGAGGAGCTGGCCACGCTCTCCGGCATCAGCATCGACTACTACGTGCGCCTGGAACGCGGCAAGGAGACCCGCCCCAGCCCCGCCGTCCTCGACTCGCTCGCCCGCGCCCTGCACATGGACGACCAGGAGCACCAGCATCTGCGTGAGCTCGCCGCCCGTGCCGCCCGCTACGCCCCGGAACCGCCGCCCGCGCCCAGCCGAACCGTGCGCCCCCACCTCAAGCTGCTGCTCGAATCACTGCGCCCGAACCCGGCCTACGTCATCAGCCGCAGCATGGACATGCTCGCCTGGAACCCCGGCGGCCTCGCCCTGTACGCGGGCCTTGAGGATTGGCCGGCCAAGCATCGCAACCTCGCCCGCTACCTCTTCCTGCACCCCGCGGCCCGCGACCTGTTCCCCGACTGGGACCGGCAGATCACCGCGTGCGTGGCCCGCCTGCGCGCCGTCGCCGGCACCGCCCCGGACGCACCGGACCTCACCAACCTCGTCGGCGAACTCCTTCTGAAAAGTCCTGACTTCGCGGGCCTGTGGGAACGCTACGAAGTCACCGGACGCAAACCCGCCCACAAGACCTTCCAACACCCGCAGGTCGGCACGGTGACCCTCACCTCGCAATCCCTCCAGGTGGAAGGCACTCCCGGCCAGCGCATCGGTGTCTACACCGCCGACCCCGGAACCCCCGACCATGACGCCCTGCTCCTGCTGGACATGAGCGCGCCGCAGCCGGCGGAACGCCCCGCGCCGGCCTCGGAATCCACTGGTCAGCAGACCCGCAGGGACTGA
- a CDS encoding helix-turn-helix domain-containing protein: MSPTPHLNELGEFLKARRSELSPRGVGLPDSGGQRRVTGLRREEVAQLAAISTDYYTRLEQGRLPPSAPVLEAVAQALHLDDDQRRYVFGLAGKETARPRRRARQKVQPQLRRVLDDLTATPAVVMGRRMDVIAWNPLAAALVTDFGAVPEKHRNYVRILFTDPAMRTLYADWKGVARTAVAQLRMEAAKYPDDPRLTALVGELCVQDEDFRQWWAAHHVATLSVGTKVLNHPIAGELSLDWDTLTASTDPDQQLVVWTAEAGSPTHDGLRILASWAADQHRTTAEPAE, encoded by the coding sequence ATGAGTCCGACACCGCATCTGAACGAGCTGGGCGAGTTCCTCAAGGCCCGCCGCTCCGAGCTGAGCCCGCGAGGAGTGGGCTTGCCCGACAGCGGCGGGCAGCGCCGGGTCACCGGGCTGCGCAGGGAAGAGGTCGCCCAGCTCGCGGCGATCTCCACCGACTACTACACGCGCCTGGAGCAGGGCAGATTGCCCCCGTCGGCACCGGTGCTGGAGGCGGTGGCCCAGGCCCTGCATCTCGATGATGACCAGCGGCGCTACGTGTTCGGCCTGGCGGGTAAAGAGACCGCACGCCCTCGCCGCAGGGCCCGGCAGAAGGTGCAGCCGCAGCTGCGCAGGGTCCTGGACGACCTCACCGCCACACCCGCCGTCGTGATGGGCCGCCGGATGGACGTCATCGCCTGGAACCCTCTGGCGGCGGCGCTCGTGACCGACTTCGGCGCGGTCCCGGAAAAGCACCGTAATTACGTACGTATTCTTTTCACCGACCCGGCGATGCGCACCCTGTACGCCGACTGGAAAGGCGTCGCCCGCACTGCGGTTGCGCAATTGCGTATGGAAGCGGCGAAGTATCCGGACGACCCCCGACTGACCGCTCTGGTCGGCGAGTTGTGCGTTCAGGACGAGGACTTCCGTCAGTGGTGGGCAGCGCACCATGTCGCCACGCTCAGCGTGGGCACGAAGGTTCTCAACCACCCGATCGCCGGTGAACTCTCCCTGGACTGGGACACTCTGACGGCCAGCACCGACCCCGACCAGCAGCTCGTCGTATGGACCGCCGAGGCCGGTTCTCCCACCCACGACGGCCTGCGGATCCTTGCCTCCTGGGCGGCCGACCAGCACCGCACCACCGCAGAACCCGCCGAATGA